Proteins from a genomic interval of Maniola jurtina chromosome 8, ilManJurt1.1, whole genome shotgun sequence:
- the LOC123867427 gene encoding contactin — MWEQNMKATWLFVTVFNCVYGQGLELPYNPNYQQPYQPDTNQNGTYRQNPQVPYGSFPVNGIEYTNPAQSSFYQDSSNSDVYGEGENEVDPQNTATYYAELDYEERYRCPPNWIRFREACYRFTKSPDRPRNEARKICQAYEADLAALNSPEEHGFVITNLMRLDPQKGSWYIGAHQQTPGYWVNEADGSQLTGLENAFFDDRKLTYTSYNLLPRDYLVYRFSHEDGRWGLAPVEGTQYYHFICEGQTQRLHYLIEEERSFTYGLDTYDLERLPRGPYFIKEPVDIIYDPTKKNHVQLTCIAGGYPAPTYKWFREDYQVDNPVFTEIDPLSDSRFILSGGTLMIDQPDAEKDNAKYHCTATNKFGVIRSESVRLSFGFIREFNQKRPVESGKQYWGKAMYCDPPSYYPSVNFLWARNYFPNLVEEDRRVFVSYDGGLYFSALETIDRGNYSCNVMSKVSDAGRNGPFFPLLVYPHSDYQQLKFPIGFPKVFPDAPVVGQEIRLECVSFGYPVPSYNWTRKNGGIPKQAQLSSFDRVLTIPNVGVEDEGEYICDVRNDRARISNSVFLKVQAEPNFTIPLTNKHMDNKGDLHWNCEAFGIPDVNYTWWKNSEKLSMDTLAPEDRDRYVIQDNVLIIKFLDPTRDPGMYQCEAKNQLKARYSTGQLRVLSLKPSFKKRPLESETYGSEGGNVTLRCNPEAAPKPTFTWKKDNIVIGAGGKRFITETGNLIIRQLSRDDEGVYTCVAKNQYGTDESRGRLIILRAPRFLARLPPRITTQVGSVIFLHCNADVDSLLDTAYLWNHNGIGMRENADVYADKRFKIDGGELTIYDVSLADVGEYECIVKSAIGRISTRTQLRIEGPPGPPGGLQVINIQRDSVTLEWTDSSPNGRPITSYVVTGRTQWNSTWYVVNDNVVNVMEIDRYNGRKRASVSTTLMPWSVYEFRVQAVNSLGVGKPSSPSPQFSTTPDKPYHAPFNVGGGGGKIGDLTIKWTPLPQSLQNGPGIHYKIFWRRNNSEVEFQSLLLKEYGNVGMHVVHIPLDYFFTPYNVKVQAFNDIGAGPESEVATIYSAEDMPQVAPQQVYARSFNSTALNVTWNPIDQSRERLRGKLIGHRLKYWKQANKEEECIYYLSRTTRNWALIVGLQPDTYYFVKVMAFNSAGEGPESERYLERTFRKAPQKPPASVNVWAVNPSTVRVVWRYVQPTDEEEPLIGYKVRVWEIDQDMSTANDTLVPVEHKLEAYVTNLTPGKSYNLRVLAYSNGGDGRMSSPPITFQMGDYHSDVYGYYVRGSAYRLTISKDSLLIYTFVLYVVSKIIHI, encoded by the exons ATGTGGGAACAAAACATGAAAGCTACTTGGTTGTTTGTAACAGTGTTCAACTGTGTATACGGCCAAGGATTGGAGCTGCCTTATAATCCTAACTACCAGCAGCCTTATCAACCGGACACCAACCAGAACGGAACGTATCGTCAAAATCCGCAGGTACCCTATGGTAGTTTTCCGGTTAACGGTATCGAATACACCAATCCCGCCCAGAGTTCTTTTTATCAAGACAGTTCCAACTCTGATGTTTATGGCGAGGGAGAAAATGAAGTCGATCCACAAAACACTGCCACTTACTATGCAGAGCTAGATTACGAAGAGCGATACAGGTGTCCCCCTAATTGGATTCGGTTTCGAGAGGCGTGCTATCGTTTCACGAAATCTCCAGACCGACCTCGTAACGAAGCTCGCAAAATATGTCAAGCATACGAGGCAGATCTGGCAGCTTTGAACAGTCCAGAAGAACATGGTTTTGTCATCACTAATTTGATGCGTTTAGATCCTCAGAAAGGATCGTGGTACATTGGCGCTCACCAACAGACACCAGGCTACTGGGTCAATGAAGCTGATGGTTCACAATTGACAGGTTTAgaaaatgctttttttgatgATAGAAAACTGACATACACAAGTTACAATTTACTGCCTAGAGATTACTTAGTTTATAGGTTTTCCCACGAAGATGGCCGTTGGGGTTTGGCACCAGTTGAGGGCACTCAGTATTACCACTTTATTTGTGAAGGACAAACACAGAGATTGCATTACCTGATAGAGGAAGAAAGATCCTTCACATACGGCTTAGATACTTATGATTTGGAGAGGTTGCCTCGAGGACCATACTTTATAAAAGAACCAGTAGATATAATCTATGACCCAACAAAAAAGAATCATGTTCAGTTAACTTGCATAGCTGGTGGATACCCTGCACCCACTTACAAATGGTTCAGAGAAGATTACCAAGTAGACAACCCTGTGTTTACCGAAATCGATCCCCTCTCAGATTCAAGGTTTATTCTAAGTGGAGGCACTCTAATGATAGACCAGCCTGATGCTGAGAAAGACAATGCAAAGTATCACTGCACAGCCACTAATAAATTTGGTGTTATTCGATCAGAATCAGTGCGATTATCCTTTGGTTTTATTAGAGAGTTCAATCAAAAAAGACCAGTTGAAAGCGGCAAACAATATTGGGGCAAGGCTATGTATTGTGATCCCCCATCATATTACCCATCGGTAAATTTCCTCTGGGCTCGTAATTACTTTCCCAACCTTGTAGAGGAAGATAGGAGAGTGTTTGTCTCTTATGATGGAGGTCTATACTTCTCAGCTCTAGAGACTATCGACAGAGGAAACTACAGTTGTAATGTGATGAGTAAAGTGTCTGATGCAGGTCGCAATGGACCATTCTTCCCCCTTCTTGTGTACCCACATTCAGATTATCAGCAACTTAAGTTCCCTATTGGGTTTCCTAAAGTGTTTCCAGATGCCCCTGTAGTTGGACAGGAGATAAGACTTGAATGTGTTTCTTTTGGTTATCCAGTACCTTCGTACAATTGGACAAGAAAAAATGGTGGCATCCCTAAACAAGCTCAACTGAGCAGCTTTGATCGTGTTTTGACAATTCCCAATGTTGGTGTTGAAGATGAAGGCGAGTACATATGTGATGTGCGCAATGACAGAGCCCGCATTTCAAATAGTGTCTTTCTTAAAGTACAAGCTGAACCCAACTTTACCATTCCATTAACAAATAAGCATATGGACAATAAAGGTGATTTACACTGGAATTGTGAAGCTTTTGGTATTCCTGATGTCAATTACACATGGTGGAAAAATAGCGAAAAACTGTCTATGGACACATTAGCACCTGAAGACAGAGATAGGTATGTAATACAAGATAATGTACTCATAATCAAGTTCTTAGATCCAACAAGAGACCCTGGCATGTACCAGTGTGAAGCCAAAAATCAATTGAAAGCTAGATATTCGACAGGCCAACTTCGTGTTTTATCTCTTAAACCATCTTTTAAAAAGCGACCTCTAGAATCTGAAACCTACGGATCGGAAGGAGGCAATGTCACACTTCGATGTAATCCTGAGGCAGCGCCGAAACCTACATTTACTTGGAAAAAAGATAATATTGTCATCGGAGCTGGGGGTAAGAGATTTATTACCGAAACTGGCAATCTTATCATAAGGCAGCTGTCGAGAGATGATGAAGGAGTTTACACTTGTGTTGCTAAAAACCAATACGGCACTGATGAAAGTCGCGGTCGTCTCATAATTTTGCGTGCTCCGCGTTTCTTAGCACGATTACCGCCGCGTATCACGACCCAAGTTGGTTCAGTAATATTCTTGCACTGTAATGCTGATGTTGATTCTCTTTTGGACACTGCTTACCTTTGGAATCATAATGGTATAGGAATGAGAGAGAATGCGGACGTTTACGCCGACAAGCGCTTCAAGATCGATGGAGGGGAATTAACTATTTATGACGTGAGTCTAGCAGACGTTGGAGAGTACGAATGCATAGTTAAGTCTGCAATCGGGCGGATTTCAACACGTACGCAATTGCGCATCGAAGGCCCACCGGGCCCGCCCGGAGGTTTACAAGTTATCAATATCCAACGTGATTCCGTGACTCTCGAGTGGACCGACAGTAGCCCCAACGGCCGTCCGATCACCAGCTACGTTGTCACAGGTCGCACTCAATGGAATTCCACTTGGTACGTCGTTAACGATAATGTCGTAAATGTTATGGAAATCGATAGATATAATGGTCGAAAGCGAGCATCCGTATCCACAACTCTTATGCCATGGTCTGTGTATGAGTTCAGAGTACAAGCTGTTAACAGTTTGGGGGTGGGAAAACCGTCTTCGCCTAGTCCTCAGTTCTCGACTACACCTGATAAGCCATATCACGCTCCGTTCAACGTGGGCGGCGGTGGCGGCAAAATCGGCGATCTCACTATTAAGTGGACTCCATTGCCACAATCCTTGCAAAATGGTCCCGGCATTCACTATAAAATCTTTTGGCGACGCAATAACTCTGAAGTGGAATTCCAGTCACTCTTACTCAAAGAATATGGAAATGTTGGAATGCATGTTGTGCATATTCCATTGGACTATTTCTTCACTCCATATAACGTGAAAGTCCAGGCTTTCAACGACATCGGTGCAGGTCCAGAGAGCGAAGTGGCAACGATATATTCCGCTGAAGATATGCCTCAGGTTGCGCCACAGCAAGTGTATGCCCGATCCTTCAACTCTACAGCTCTGAATGTTACCTGGAACCCTATCGATCAGTCTCGGGAGAGACTACGCGGCAAATTGATCGGCCACCGCCTCAAGTATTGGAAGCAAGCCAATAAGGAAGAGGAGTGCATTTACTATCTTTCAAGAACAACACGGAATTGGGCTCTCATTGTTGGACTGCAACCAGACACATATTATTTCGTCAAG GTAATGGCATTCAACTCGGCGGGCGAAGGGCCAGAAAGTGAGAGATACTTGGAGCGGACGTTCCGCAAGGCGCCGCAGAAGCCGCCCGCCTCCGTCAACGTGTGGGCCGTCAACCCCAGCACCGTGCGCGTCGTGTGGAGATACGTGCAGCCGACCGACGAGGAGGAACCGCTCATTGGCTACAAG GTCAGAGTATGGGAAATAGACCAAGACATGAGCACAGCCAATGACACATTAGTACCAGTGGAGCATAAACTGGAAGCCTATGTGACTAATTTGACACCAGGCAAATCATACAACTTGAGAGTACTGGCCTATTCCAATGGAGGGGATGGAAGGATGTCTTCTCCCCCCATAACCTTCCAAATGGGTGATTATCACAGTGATGTATATGGTTACTATGTTCGAGGTTCAGCATATAGATTAACAATATCAAAGGATTCTCTATTGATATACACTTTCGTTCTTTACGTAGTCTCTAAGATTATCCATATTTAG
- the LOC123867424 gene encoding uncharacterized protein LOC123867424, with protein MDVSFNNVLEGTRQYFMGIPKQAQGGTGQQMWPASAATEEGTPALSGAPTPSSRPPSVAAAPPPTPASTPVSMPPRPPSEPLEPEPHIIHKATVMREAAEKRREQPDIEDEEEPGGALSPPSHIIRKPTPHTLPSPAPAPAAPSPSPARPPSEAPPASTITTEQVDTTIQYRPPAHRAHAPSARPPDHFTSGRPIDHYSASRPPESYPRYQYETSMPDTGRNSHGPPVASPQPSVQPRQSPQTYARISSSMPQHTISRLTETTSYNSPTQRYSLPPTQAPPPHNDRVPPIHHPQHVPPTKRINSIDNRSSPVYSSVPQRRESPSNVRTSSQYERHPTLPQRKYDPQQIYSGYRPTPSASLPLPISNQRVDPHQQVQFKHSTIDAMNASYAIRGSDRVPPPQPPLQPHEMARLAQRVDYVSKTRTADSRNSYPYVTPSTSAVRYASSSPAQAVQNNSQPHPQALPSRSSYRTAVAPKTNYDYATSNHVQISPSRSTAKPGYPSQQARMTVSVTSIVDQMNQTKQKRESPLDLSVKTVKNSADSSTTQDDAIDSASMKSENLPIQSRPTSSSRNASISSYVASHKVDFSPDFAQYRDRNMNHAYNATNQNIRYNGAYNSRPGTDSYDVESRHPVYPERSKSNGPVGRTDYVPRIDLTRTCGDDRYSASRIRDDRHLIIEERKRPAGPIVSNIPEKILRHETWTADSRIEQLSQSAREQRELMIQPVYSYASHKRLEASQHEQKRSINALPYREHHHHHHHHRYSSNSCPEGGSREVNDYHPHYHEKIPSNNNRHIIQKIPSHRDLHQHNLMPLNSAQPADKKVLSILRNSLETKQSGYLDTAKSSTEVPDLIVIDDVDDSVIEITDDDVTKDNDVNQLSNRNKVNSLKPSVPSLGHHIKMPKAVDSITRDLDYPKFDSPEVKRISPENDVASRIRTKAELKVMPPSQDCSSNLDMKLESITIENNTSKPLPKSQKQHLFNQIREDNLRLESVIKNEKHLNINIPEIKTEPMNIDEIERDAILHIKTEHTEEKRNTEETITSESLDMDWAHACDSFMEQLKTGCHKKRNPKKRSNTLDAENELLEQSLESSDMKEDKHSSENRSVMENSPPLEISGDKENKQSLENKDIIIDDKQPSENSGVQKDKQTSDNSGIQQDKQPSEICGAQKNKQPSENSVKKDKQPSEVSGVKKDKQPSENKIVKEDKQSSENIDLDKDKQLSESSDASLEDSAKLIPEKPIEELPAIIEIKKEPIDEEDQKLESEVRLLIKGDSSAKNKQKNKPEKPRTEKQKDKENDKSFKNKTNMKMKNKLAKNECLSTNTVPVKKEVEEIEPVKTIIKEELESTDDDEPLIKSKLLKDKQQSDQLMKYQLLKDLSEKSAYVKLECCDERMNSVRNSLDSGPKEDKQNKGKSRRHRSKSKGKSLSLENIKREKPEEESSSDSDDTLSVASRLRVRKNVKTEENKTLQKTPLKSSPKKMDSANSSTCSTPLRKPGFGDGSDFHPGWEEELYRYKRSLRMPTRLIAIPRGRSGGPFVKSCVTQFSRGSTSLPDLDPVPLSPAPSSAPSAATDDIYRRPDKLNLDSDLESNSSCSAMNKLHYDSEASTSTVFSATKAKKKSSSIVDVLIQKCGKKEESKKKSREKEEKSPKVITKTSNNTELLPTPSLGLVKNGNKGNLSAKKEKLMEDIFYLGAFRKETVTMFRTAFIKDTNGLIGATEEFAPVVLKSRTRTESRVLKQRATIKEVFGDDRPASAPPSSCREEIIQEDPDLPIKEEPEIKPKFKPKKMIKEKLKRRSSSIRDGLRSTKSLKTNDAKGRMMRLKKRNSVIKSFAHKKRKEISNNKVKKETSPTSGEKDENNVEGGAPGPTEGNTKRRLKRLFGRRKFSSGFDYIRKKKKIIRREDHCPKVRRAAPKPNPESVQDIQKEIKGWFINKSIGETHLHRAARLGFTDCVAYCLEKMESDPSAKDNAGFTPLHVASAKGHVRIARLLLQYGANVSAAAQGGIRPLHEACENCHVEIIRLLLSYGADPLLGTYAGQMPEELAEGTSAKLLRLYIADVQGRAIEPWRFPPPDKIIDREEIGCDPLSSPPPATPPPPPDATVELQCTEAPLPPFYSLRAAPGQPADGLWCLLQDITNILQIKSKDSLLKQIHCGSGSPKELLREIRTQEFLERAQCHQLLGAGEKVNVRASKVALVRVTDKLRQLLKIETVLVS; from the exons ATGGATGTCAGTTTCAACAATGTACTGGAAGGGACGCGCCAGTACTTTATGGGAATACCAAAGCAGGCACAGGGAGGGACCGGCCAACAGATGTGGCCTGCAAGCGCTGCGACCGAGGAGGGAACTCCCGCTCTCTCGGGAGCTCCAACGCCATCTTCACGACCGCCGTCCGTGGCTGCGGCGCCGCCTCCGACACCAGCGTCCACGCCCGTGTCCatgccgccgcgcccgccgtcCGAGCCGCTCGAACCCGAGCCGCACATCATCCACAAAGCCACAGTGATGCGCGAGGCGGCAGAAAAACGCCGCGAACAGCCCGACATCGAGGATGAAGAAGAGCCAGGGGGAGCGTTGTCACCACCTTCTCACATAATACGGAAACCAACTCCACACACGCTACCTTCTCCCGCGCCAGCGCCGGCCGCGCCGAGCCCGTCGCCCGCCCGCCCTCCTTCCGAAGCTCCACCGGCTTCGACCATAACAACTGAACAAGTCGATACCACAATTCAGTATCGCCCCCCTGCTCACCGGGCGCACGCTCCGTCAGCGAGGCCCCCCGACCATTTTACGTCAGGCCGTCCAATAGATCACTATTCTGCATCTCGACCGCCGGAATCTTATCCGAGGTATCAGTACGAGACCAGTATGCCCGATACCGGAAGAAATTCTCACGGGCCGCCGGTTGCCTCGCCTCAGCCTTCTGTACAACCCCGCCAAAGTCCACAAACATATGCGAGAATCTCTAGTTCAATGCCGCAACATACTATCAGCCGTTTAACAGAAACGACATCTTATAATTCACCCACGCAGCGCTATTCTTTACCGCCTACTCAGGCACCTCCTCCACACAATGATCGTGTCCCACCTATTCATCATCCGCAACACGTGCCACCGACTAAAAGGATTAATTCCATAGATAATCGTTCCTCGCCTGTATACTCTTCTGTGCCCCAGCGTCGCGAATCTCCTTCTAATGTACGAACATCGTCTCAATATGAAAGACATCCAACTCTTCCTCAAAGAAAATACGATCCTCAACAAATATATTCCGGTTACCGGCCGACGCCGTCGGCGTCCTTACCTTTACCTATTTCAAATCAAAGAGTGGATCCTCATCAACAAGTTCAGTTTAAGCACAGTACCATAGACGCTATGAACGCATCCTATGCGATTAGAGGCTCAGATCGAGTCCCGCCACCGCAACCGCCTTTGCAACCCCATGAAATGGCGCGGTTAGCTCAACGTGTAGATTATGTGAGCAAAACGAGAACAGCAGATTCCAGAAATAGCTACCCTTATGTTACTCCATCAACATCGGCAGTACGATATGCTTCGAGCTCACCTGCTCAAGCTGTTCAAAATAATTCCCAACCACATCCACAAGCACTTCCATCTAGATCATCGTACCGTACGGCCGTAGCCCCCAAGACTAATTATGATTATGCAACGTCAAACCATGTACAAATTTCGCCATCGCGCTCAACGGCTAAGCCAGGATATCCTAGTCAGCAAGCGCGTATGACCGTATCCGTCACATCAATAGTAGATCAAATGAACCAAACGAAACAAAAGCGTGAATCACCGCTTGATTTATCTGTGAAAACGGTAAAGAATTCTGCAGATTCTTCAACAACCCAAGATGATGCTATAGATTCTGCTTCCATGAAGAGTGAGAATCTTCCCATACAATCAAGACCAACTTCCAGCAGCCGAAATGCATCAATTTCAAGTTATGTTGCATCTCATAAAGTAGACTTTTCTCCTGATTTTGCTCAATATAGGGACAGAAATATGAATCATGCATATAATGCTACAAATCAGAATATTCGCTATAATGGGGCTTATAATTCAAGGCCAGGGACTGATTCTTATGACGTTGAATCTCGACATCCAGTATATCCCGAACGAAGTAAATCTAACGGCCCAGTAGGCAGAACTGACTATGTACCCAGAATAGACCTCACACGAACATGTGGCGATGACCGTTATTCAGCTAGTAGGATTCGCGATGATAGACATTTAATTATAGAAGAAAGGAAGCGGCCTGCAGGTCCAATAGTTAGTAACATTCCTGAAAAAATTCTTCGCCACGAAACATGGACTGCTGATAGTCGGATAGAACAGTTGAGTCAATCGGCAAGAGAACAACGCGAGCTGATGATTCAACCAGTATACAGTTATGCAAGCCATAAAAGGCTTGAAGCAAGTCAACATGAACAAAAGCGTTCAATTAACGCTCTTCCCTACCGTgaacatcatcatcaccatcatcatcatagaTATTCTAGTAATTCATGTCCTGAGGGTGGAAGTAGAGAAGTCAACGACTACCATCCTCATTATCATGAAAAGATACCATCAAATAATAATCGTCATATTATTCAAAAGATTCCGAGCCATAGAGACTTACATCAACATAATTTAATGCCCCTCAATAGTGCGCAACCTGCAGataaaaaagtattaagtatattacGAAACAGTTTAGAAACGAAACAATCGGGTTATTTAGATACTGCTAAATCAAGTACTGAAGTTCCTGATCTCATTGTAATAGATGATGTAGATGATTCTGTGATAGAAATAACTGACGATGATGTTACGAAAGATAACGATGTAAACCAACTGAGTAATAGAAATAAAGTCAATAGTTTGAAACCATCGGTGCCAAGCTTAGGTCATCATATCAAGATGCCAAAAGCTGTCGATTCGATAACACGTGATCTGGATTACCCGAAATTTGATAGTCCAGAAGTTAAAAGAATATCTCCAGAAAATGATGTTGCTTCCAGAATAAGAACCAAGGCTGAATTAAAAGTAATGCCACCATCACAAGATTGTTCATCAAATTTAGACATGAAGCTAGAATCTATAACTATTGAAAATAATACATCAAAACCGCTCCCAAAATCTCAAAAACAACATCTTTTCAATCAAATTCGCGAGGATAATCTCAGGTTAGAATCTGTCATAAAAAATGAGAAACATCTTAATATTAACATTCCAGAAATAAAAACAGAACCTATGAATATCGATGAAATAGAAAGGGATGCGATATTGCACATAAAAACAGAACATACTGAAGAAAAAAGAAATACCGAAGAAACCATTACTTCAGAAAGTTTAGACATGGATTGGGCTCATGCCTGCGATAGTTTTATGGAACAGTTGAAGACGGGATGTCATAAAAAAAGAAATCCTAAGAAACGTAGTAATACTTTAGATGCAGAAAATGAGTTACTGGAGCAATCTTTAGAAAGTTCAGATATGAAAGAGGACAAACACTCTTCAGAAAATAGGAGCGTAATGGAAAATAGTCCACCTTTAGAAATTAGTGGCGACAAAGAAAACAAGCAATCTTtagaaaataaagatataataaTTGATGACAAACAACCTTCCGAAAACAGTGGTGTACAAAAAGACAAACAGACTTCAGATAACAGTGGTATTCAACAAGACAAACAGCCTTCCGAAATCTGTGGTGCACAAAAAAACAAACAGCCTTCCGAAAACAGTGTAAAAAAAGACAAACAGCCTTCCGAAGTCAGTGGTGTAAAAAAAGACAAACAGCCTTCAGAAAACAAAATTGTGAAAGAAGATAAACAGTCTTCTGAAAATATTGATTTGGATAAAGACAAGCAACTATCAGAAAGTAGCGATGCTTCTCTAGAAGATTCAGCTAAATTAATTCCCGAAAAACCTATTGAAGAGTTGCCAGCTatcattgaaattaaaaaagagCCAATAGATGAAGAGGACCAGAAATTAGAAAGTGAAGTACGTTTGTTAATTAAAGGAGACTCTTCAgccaaaaacaaacaaaaaaataaacccGAGAAACCTAGAACTGAAAAGCAAAAAGACAAAGAAAATGATaagtcatttaaaaataaaactaacatgaaaatgaaaaataaattggcCAAAAATGAATGCTTATCGACTAATACTGTTCCCGTAAAAAAGGAAGTAGAAGAAATTGAACCAGTGAAAACAATTATAAAAGAAGAACTGGAATCTACCGATGACGACGAACCTCTAATAAAAAGCAAATTGCTGAAGGATAAGCAACAAAGTGATCAGTTAATGAAATACCAACTATTGAAAGATTTGTCTGAAAAATCTGCTTACGTTAAGTTAGAATGTTGTGATGAACGTATGAATAGTGTTAGAAATTCCTTAGACTCTGGTCCAAAGGaagataaacaaaataaaggaaaatcaaGACGACATAGGTCAAAATCAAAGGGAAAATCTCTATCACTGGAAAATATTAAAAGAGAAAAGCCTGAGGAAGAATCAAGTTCTGATAGCGATGACACTTTGAGTGTAGCAAGTCGATTACGGGTGCGAAAAAATGTGAAAACAGAAGAAAACAAAACTTTGCAAAAAACTCCCCTTAAATCGTCTCCGAAAAAAATGGATAGCGCTAATAGCAGCACTTGTTCGACACCACTACGTAAACCTGGTTTTGGCGATGGGTCAGATTTTCATCCTGGTTGGGAAGAAGAATTATACAGATATAAGAGATCTTTACGCATGCCTACTAGGCTCATTGCGATACCGAGAGGCCGTTCCGGTGGACCCTTTGTTAAAAGTTGTGTGACACAATTCTCGCGAGGCTCAACATCTCTTCCGGATTTAGACCCCGTTCCTCTTTCACCTGCTCCGTCGTCTGCTCCATCCGCTGCGACTGATGACATTTATAGAAGACCAGATAAATTGAATCTCGATAGTGATCTTGAGTCTAATTCAAGTTGTTCTGCCATGAATAAGCTTCATTACGATTCAGAAGCTTCAACATCGACGGTTTTTTCTGCAACAAAAGCGAAGAAAAAAAGTAGCTCTATTGTAGACGTCCTTATTCAAAAATGTGGTAAAAAAGAGGAATCAAAAAAGAAATCTagggaaaaagaagaaaagtcaCCGAAAGTTATCACAAAAACATCAAACAATACTGAACTATTGCCAACGCCAAGCTTAGGCTTAGTCAAAAATGGAAATAAGGGTAATCTAAGCGCCAAAAAAGAGAAGTTGATGgaagatattttttatctaGGCGCATTCAGGAAAGAAACTGTCACAATGTTTAGAACGGCTTTTATTAAAGATACCAATGGTCTAATTGGCGCTACGGAAGAATTTGCGCCAGTTGTACTCAAGTCAAGAACTAGAACAGAAAGCAGAGTGTTAAAGCAGCGAGCTACCATCAAGGAAGTGTTTGGGGATGACAGACCTGCGTCCGCTCCGCCATCATCCTGTAGAGAAGAAATCATTCAAGAAGATCCCGATCTACCGATAAAAGAAGAACCTGAAATAAAGCCTAAATTTAAGCCTAAAAAAATGATTAAAGAAAAGTTAAAACGAAGATCTAGTTCAATTAGAGATGGATTAAGAAGCACTAAGTCTTTGAAAACAAATGATGCTAAAGGGAGAATGATGCGTTTGAAGAAAAGAAATAGTGTTATCAAATCATTCGCTCATAAAAAAAGAAAGGAAATCtctaataataaagtaaaaaaggaAACAAGCCCTACCTCTGGCGAAAAAGATGAAAATAACGTAGAAGGTGGTGCTCCGGGGCCTACTGAAGGGAACACCAAAAGACGTTTAAAACGTCTTTTTGGAAGGAGAAAATTTAGTTCAGGGTTTGATTATATACGCAAGAAGAAGAAAATAATTCGCAGGGAAGACCATTGTCCTAAAGTACGGCGAGCAGCACCTAAACCCAACCCTGAATCTGTCCAGGATATCCAGAAAGAGATCAAGGGCTGGTTTATCAACAAGAGCATCGGTGAAACGCACCTGCATCGCGCTGCCAGACTCGGTTTTACA GATTGTGTTGCATATTGCTTGGAGAAAATGGAATCAGATCCATCAGCTAAAGACAATGCCGGTTTTACTCCATTGCACGTTGCTTCAGCTAAAGGGCACGTAAGGATAGCAAGACTCCTTCTCCAGTATGGTGCTAATGTTTCTGCTGCAGCTCAAGGAGGAATAAG GCCACTGCACGAAGCCTGCGAGAATTGCCACGTAGAAATTATCAGACTTCTGTTATCATATGGCGCTGATCCCCTTTTGGGGACGTATGCCGGCCAAATGCCAGAGGAATTGGCGGAAGGGACATCTGCCAAGCTGCTCCGTTTGTATATCGCTGATGTCCAGGGCCGTGCCATCGAGCCTTGGAGATTTCCGCCACCGGATAAGATTATAG ATCGCGAAGAGATCGGCTGCGACCCGCTGTCGTCGCCGCCGCCCGccacgccgccgccgccgcccgacgCCACGGTGGAGCTGCAGTGCACGGAGGCGCCGCTGCCGCCCTTCTACAGCCTGCGCGCCGCTCCCGGCCAGCCCGCCGACGGCCTGTGGTGTCTGCTGCAAGACATCACTAACATTTTGCAG ATTAAATCAAAGGATAGCTTACTGAAGCAAATCCACTGTGGTTCGGGATCTCCCAAGGAACTGCTCCGGGAGATACGGACCCAAGAGTTCCTGGAGAGAGCTCAATGCCACCAACTGCTCGGTGCTGGAGAGAAGGTCAACGTAAGGGCATCGAAAGTGGCCCTGGTTAGGGTTACCGATAAGTTGAGGCAGTTACTCAAAATCGAGACCGTCCTGGTTAGCTGA